Proteins from one Salvelinus sp. IW2-2015 linkage group LG9, ASM291031v2, whole genome shotgun sequence genomic window:
- the meis2a gene encoding homeobox protein Meis2, translated as MAQRYDELAHYGGMDGVGVPASMYGDPHAPRPLPQVHHLNHGPPLHGQHYGAHAPHPSVMPNSMGSAVNDVLKRDKDQIYGHPLFPLLALVFEKCELATCTPREPGVAGGDVCSSDSFNEDIAVFAKQVRAEKPLFSSNPELDNLMIQAIQVLRFHLLELEKVHELCDNFCHRYISCLKGKMPIDLVIDERDGSSKSDHEELSGSSTNLADHVSNKLFYLYNSFIRKL; from the exons ATGGCGCAAAGG TACGATGAGCTGGCCCATTATGGTGGGATGGACGGAGTCGGGGTCCCGGCGTCTATGTACGGAGACCCGCATGCTCCACGGCCGCTACCCCAAGTCCATCACTTGAACCATGGACCACCGCTCCATGGCCAGCACTACGGTGCTCATGCACCCCATCCCAGCGTTATGCCCAACAGCATGGGCTCCGCTGTCAACGATGTTTTAAAGAGGGATAAAGATCAAATTTATGG TCACCCATTATTCCCGCTGCTCGCGCTGGTTTTTGAGAAGTGCGAGCTGGCGACGTGCACTCCGAGGGAGCCAGGGGTAGCAGGCGGCGATGTCTGCTCCTCCGACTCCTTCAACGAGGACATCGCAGTCTTTGCCAAACAg GTCCGAGCAGAAAAACCTTTATTTTCATCAAATCCAGAGTTGGACAATTTG ATGATACAAGCCATACAAGTATTACGATTTCACCTTTTGGAATTAGAAaag GTGCACGAGCTCTGCGACAATTTTTGCCACCGGTACATCAGTTGTTTGAAAGGAAAAATGCCAATAGATCTAGTTATAGACGAGCGGGATGGAAGCTCGAAGTCAGACCACGAAGAGCTCTCAGGATCTTCGACCAACCTAGCCGATCACGTAAGTAATAAGCTTTTCTATCTTTATAATAGTTTTATCAGAAAGTTATAG